A window of the Henckelia pumila isolate YLH828 chromosome 3, ASM3356847v2, whole genome shotgun sequence genome harbors these coding sequences:
- the LOC140887198 gene encoding F-box protein SKIP19-like isoform X2 has protein sequence MGKKKFKMKKPQRKKKIPAALPSSPAPPWTELPTDVAANILQRLSCVELLESVQKVCTTWRSLCRDPAMWRVIKFSDVDVDVDSCDELEIICRHAVDRSQGQLLDINLEYFGTDELLHYISESDGGHMFTLFKVDVLFPMLHGYGYEYRIGDDTGLLAASSDKRRRAENFKSKEWCW, from the exons ATGGGGAAAAAGAAATTCAAGATGAAGAAGCCGCAGCGCAAGAAGAAGATTCCGGCGGCTCTTCCCTCGTCACCAGCGCCTCCGTGGACGGAACTCCCTACAGATGTGGCTGCGAATATCCTACAAAGGCTTAGCTGCGTAGAGTTACTGGAGAGTGTGCAGAAGGTGTGTACCACATGGCGGAGTTTGTGTCGTGATCCAGCCATGTGGCGAGTGATTAAATTTTCTGACGTCGACGTCGACGTCGACTCGTGCGACGAACTGGAAATCATTTGCCGCCACGCGGTGGATCGTAGCCAAGGACAGTTGCTGGACATCAATCTTGAATATTTCGGTACCGATGAATTGCTTCACTACATATCCGAAAG TGATGGTGGCCATATGTTCACTTTGTTCAAGGTGGATGTGCTTTTTCCTATGTTGCATGGATACGGGTACGAGTATCGGATCGGAGACGATACGG GGCTGCTTGCGGCGTCGAGCGACAAGCGGCGGCGAGCAGAAAACTTCAAGTCCAAGGAGTGGTGTTGGTGA
- the LOC140887198 gene encoding F-box protein SKIP19-like isoform X1: MGKKKFKMKKPQRKKKIPAALPSSPAPPWTELPTDVAANILQRLSCVELLESVQKVCTTWRSLCRDPAMWRVIKFSDVDVDVDSCDELEIICRHAVDRSQGQLLDINLEYFGTDELLHYISERSNQLRCLSLACCDDISGIGLREAAKKLPQLEELHLFCTRFISAEGIEAIGLSCPMLKSFTFTYHRYIFPLLKGNEFPMAIAKSMPALRHLCLIGNKMTNEGVEAILDGCPQLESLDLRKCFSVDLKGDLGSRCFQRLKGLKGPGDSTSDYKWEAEIYDCEYDEDYSPSEFGDYSVGDYDDFTDPFNDLYLNDEYNDYEHEYGFFFWDD, encoded by the exons ATGGGGAAAAAGAAATTCAAGATGAAGAAGCCGCAGCGCAAGAAGAAGATTCCGGCGGCTCTTCCCTCGTCACCAGCGCCTCCGTGGACGGAACTCCCTACAGATGTGGCTGCGAATATCCTACAAAGGCTTAGCTGCGTAGAGTTACTGGAGAGTGTGCAGAAGGTGTGTACCACATGGCGGAGTTTGTGTCGTGATCCAGCCATGTGGCGAGTGATTAAATTTTCTGACGTCGACGTCGACGTCGACTCGTGCGACGAACTGGAAATCATTTGCCGCCACGCGGTGGATCGTAGCCAAGGACAGTTGCTGGACATCAATCTTGAATATTTCGGTACCGATGAATTGCTTCACTACATATCCGAAAG ATCAAATCAGCTCAGATGTCTTAGTCTTGCATGCTGCGATGACATATCAGGCATAGGTTTGCGTGAAGCTGCCAAAAAATTGCCACAACTGGAAGAATTGCACCTCTTCTGTACGAGGTTTATCAGTGCGGAAGGCATAGAGGCCATAGGCCTTTCTTGCCCCATGTTGAAGTCATTTACGTTTACTTATCATCGGTACATATTTCCACTTTTGAAAGGTAATGAGTTTCCAATGGCTATTGCAAAATCCATGCCTGCTTTGCGTCACCTTTGCCTTATCGGAAATAAGATGACGAACGAGGGAGTGGAAGCTATTCTTGATGGTTGTCCGCAACTTGAATCACTTGACCTCCGGAAATGCTTCAGTGTTGATCTGAAAGGGGATCTAGGCAGCAGGTGTTTTCAGCGGCTAAAAGGACTGAAAGGCCCTGGTGACTCTACTTCTGATTATAAATGGGAGGCCGAGATCTATGACTGCGAATATGACGAGGACTATTCTCCATCCGAGTTTGGCGATTACTCTGTTGGGGATTATGATGACTTCACTGACCCCTTCAATGACTTATACCTTAATGACGAATACAATGACTATGAGCATGAATATGGGTTTTTTTTCTGGGACGACTAA
- the LOC140887205 gene encoding protein kinase PINOID-like yields MIVEEYPRRNFEELNNCDQGVICSCKSSTSSDTTVSHCTSFSRLSFELPTSSPEDQAALKPHRSSDSSFQAIRLKTNLSFRDFSLVRQIGSGDIGRVYLCSLRGTAEEGRLFAMKVVDNDMLALKKKTQRAETERKILRLLDHPFLPTLYAEFEASHFSCVVMEYCCGGDLHSLRHKQPQKRFSIGSARFYAAEVLVALEYLHMLGIIYRDLKPENVLVRSDGHIMLTDFDLSLCSAAVPAVESPEFPPDPVSSPKTSRSPRLLTPFSCISNRFFRSKKIQTLAANRLFVAEPVAARSCSFVGTHEYVSPEVASGGSHGNAVDWWALGVFIYEMIYGRTPFAGATNEATLRNITRKPLAFSPDAPCSAGELHAQELISGLLNKDPDKRLGSKRGAADVKTHPFFKGLNFALIRTVTPPGAAGIQRTGKTTTLRRQTAPFNVF; encoded by the exons ATGATAGTCGAAGAGTACCCACGAAGGAATTTCGAGGAGTTGAATAATTGCGATCAAGGTGTGATTTGCTCCTGCAAGAGCTCGACGAGCAGTGACACCACTGTAAGCCACTGCACCAGCTTCAGCCGCCTGTCGTTCGAGCTTCCGACGAGCTCGCCGGAGGATCAGGCGGCGTTGAAGCCGCACCGCTCGTCGGACTCTTCGTTCCAAGCCATTCGACTGAAGACGAACCTCAGCTTCCGTGACTTCAGCTTGGTGAGGCAGATCGGGAGCGGGGATATCGGTAGAGTTTATCTCTGCAGCCTCCGTGGAACGGCGGAGGAGGGGCGGCTCTTCGCCATGAAAGTGGTGGATAATGACATGCTGGCTTTGAAGAAGAAGACGCAAAGAGCGGAGACGGAGAGGAAAATCTTGAGGTTACTGGATCACCCGTTTCTGCCAACTCTTTACGCGGAATTCGAAGCTTCCCATTTTTCTTGCGTTGTGATGGAGTACTGCTGCGGCGGCGATTTACATTCTCTCAGACATAAGCAGCCGCAGAAACGATTCTCCATCGGCTCAGCCAg GTTTTATGCAGCTGAGGTTTTGGTAGCTCTAGAGTACCTCCACATGTTGGGGATAATCTACAGAGATTTGAAGCCGGAAAACGTGTTAGTGAGATCCGACGGCCATATTATGCTCACCGACTTCGATCTCTCCCTTTGCTCCGCCGCTGTTCCCGCCGTCGAGTCACCGGAGTTTCCACCTGACCCGGTATCTTCTCCCAAAACCTCGCGCAGCCCTCGTTTACTGACCCCATTCTCCTGCATTTCTAACCGTTTTTTCCGATCCAAGAAAATCCAAACTCTGGCGGCCAACCGGCTCTTCGTGGCGGAGCCCGTCGCGGCTCGGTCTTGTTCGTTCGTCGGAACCCACGAGTACGTGTCGCCGGAGGTGGCTTCCGGCGGGTCCCACGGAAACGCCGTAGACTGGTGGGCCCTCGGTGTCTTCATCTACGAGATGATCTACGGAAGAACCCCGTTCGCAGGCGCAACCAACGAAGCTACGCTGCGTAACATCACGAGAAAGCCTCTGGCTTTCAGCCCCGACGCCCCATGCAGCGCAGGTGAGCTCCACGCGCAGGAACTGATATCCGGGTTGCTGAACAAGGATCCGGATAAGCGACTCGGGTCGAAGAGAGGGGCGGCCGATGTGAAAACACACCCCTTCTTCAAAGGCTTGAACTTCGCGCTGATCCGAACAGTGACGCCACCTGGAGCCGCGGGAATCCAGAGGACGGGCAAAACGACGACGTTGCGTCGGCAAACGGCGCCGTTTAACGTGTTCTGA